The following proteins are co-located in the Clavibacter capsici genome:
- a CDS encoding globin — MADLLANSFYDDVGGRPTFEKLVREFYRGVAEDPVLVAMYPEEDLEGAIQRLTGFLEQYWGGPTTYSDERGHPRLRMRHMPFRVNPDARDRWLAHMRVAVDSLDLSPLHEEQLWDYLERAAHAMVNTFDES, encoded by the coding sequence ATGGCCGACCTGCTCGCGAACTCGTTCTACGACGACGTCGGCGGACGACCCACCTTCGAGAAGCTGGTCCGCGAGTTCTACCGCGGGGTGGCCGAGGATCCGGTCCTCGTCGCCATGTACCCGGAGGAGGACCTCGAGGGAGCCATCCAGCGCCTCACCGGGTTCCTCGAGCAGTACTGGGGCGGGCCGACGACCTACAGCGACGAGCGCGGCCACCCGCGCCTGCGGATGCGGCACATGCCGTTCCGCGTCAACCCCGACGCGCGCGACCGCTGGCTCGCGCACATGCGCGTCGCCGTCGACTCGCTCGACCTCTCGCCCCTGCACGAGGAGCAGCTGTGGGACTACCTCGAGCGCGCCGCCCACGCCATGGTCAACACGTTCGACGAGTCCTGA